Within Oreochromis aureus strain Israel breed Guangdong linkage group 19, ZZ_aureus, whole genome shotgun sequence, the genomic segment ATTGTTCTGAGTGACCAGCCAGTGCAGTAGGCAATTGCCTTCAATATGTCCTAATGTTCTTTAATAGTGACTACTTTTTATAACTAACCTGTCACTGTGCAGCACGAGCAACAATATTTCTCTGGATCAGCCGCTGTATTGATTTTAGGTTgataagggagaggagagaCAGGCCTTAATGTGGAGAAGCCTTAGTGCTGCTATGTCCTCCCTACCtcactctctgcctctctctctctctacctctTCTGCcctgtcatttctttttctggttttcatagttttatttccttttatttccTCTATTACTGTAAAGTACCATTAAGTATTTAGGCAATAACGCATTGGTTAAATTTTTGACTCTGTGCCCTTAACACTGAGTGTGACATGATGCATCAAATTAAGTATAAtgggaaaataaataataattgaaACATTATCCAGACTTTTGTAGGTGAAGATTAAAGTAAGATGATCTTCCTTTTACCTTTTTATTTCACATTCAGATTAGCTGTATAGAGCAGAAACATTTTGTTATAGAACTGTTTAAGATGCCAGTGATGCAGATATATTTACTGCTGAACTGAGTGTGTAGAAGTAAAGACCCATGAGGTGTCTTTGTGGAAAATTCATTGTTTTAGTTGCATGCACTATTTGTGAACTTCagggaatttaaaaaatgactctTTAGATAAGTTATTTGAAAGAAGCGACAAATAATTACATTGTTGAATGAAATATGATGGGGATTTAATTTTCATACAAAAGATTTTCTAAGCTGCTTCGTTCATTAATCTGGCCTTGACATGTGCCAAGATGTTTCAagtagaaatgtttttgttctttttttcaaaaattttTTGAAGCAGATACATAAAACTGTTCTACAATATACTCAGCAATAGATGGACTTCTTTTTGTATAATGTGGTATCGTTTACTAGTGTTAATGATTACATCTTTGGTGTCATTGATAAGGACTGATCTACTGTATTGTACCAGTGGACAACTGTTTGTACTCATGTCGGACTGTATTTGCAGAAAGTATTTTATGAACAATAAAGGTATACAATCATAATTACCTGTCATGTTAATGACAAATAGCTACTATTACATCAGTAATCTGTTAGTTTAAAACTGATTCTTATGGATTCCTTTCGAAAAATATTTAGTAAATCTTACATCTGGTGCAAACATTAAAGGACCACTGAGTATAATTAGGATTTCATACTAAATAATTAGGATTAACCAGATAATTCTCCATTTTGAAACATGGTATAAACAATATTTATTAAATACACTTTGGTTTTTATTCATTATGTCCcaaaatgagtgactgagcTGATAAACTTAGCGGGAAAGTGTTTACAGATGTCAAGTCAGAAAGCTGGTTTCCCGGAGACTTCAATAGGACTGAAAGTCTTTTTACAAGCAAATCTATCAccatctggtggccttcagATAGAAGGGCAGGTTTAAGGTACTTTGGCATTGGCTTCTTTTTTCCGACCAGGATGCTAAGTCCATGCTTTACACTGTTGGTATGTGTCCTGCAGAGTAGTTCCTATGGATTTATTTAGTGGGATAACAAAGGATAAACCCTAGTGGTATGAGGATCCTGTGACTTTTACAACAAGTAGCTATTGCAGGGTCATCATCACCACAAGGTGTGGGGGATTATGtctaattttttttcactaaattTAGTCATAAACCAAAATCTAAAAAGTTGAGGTATTTAAATACCTGCAGCCTCAGCTGCTAGGCACAAAAAGACGGATATTAAAAACAACCAAAGTGCTCATTCACAGTTTACTACAAAACCGCTGCTGCAGGTCTGGTTCTTTATTTCTGTCCATGCAATATCTACAGTTTGTCTTTATGTaataacattttcttttctacatGTTCTCACATTTTACAACATATTTACATAAATAGTGGATATTCTGGACAGAGGATGTAAAATAGCAGCAGAGAAGGCTCATGGATGCAGACATAAAGAGGGTTGATATGATAAAGGAGGATGGGATAGGATAGGGATGGAGGTAGATGATTTGCTATGAcaaaagggagcagctgaaatggGAAATTATATATTTTCAACATCTGCGAGTCCCTGGTTCAAATCTCTTTGGAGTTCCCGTAAAAATCCGCTACATCAGCTAAACTACCCGCTGTGGCCAACCCTGCCGCCCTTTCAGGAGCAGCCGAAAGCAGCTGTCCAACATTTGAGCGTCCCACCTTTAACACCGAGACATGAAGAGCGCGTTCCATTTTGACCAATCACAGTCTTCAAGTGTTCGGGAAGATCCAATCAGGATTTCGCGCCACTGCTTACGTGACCACTCTCCGTTATCGTATTCATCAGAGGGGCGGGCCCGCTTCTGCGGCTCCAGGATTTAATCCACGGAAATTAGAGACACTGTCTGACAGTGTGACACAGAAGTGGAAGAACAACATCTGCAAAAATGGTTGAGGCTTTCTGCGCTACATGGAAACTGGTCGACAGCCAGAACTTTGATGACTACATGAAGGCACTCGGTGAGCAAAAAAACGCCTGTTGTACAGTTAccgtgatttatttatttattttttaacatttatttaaatatttaaactttatttaaactttgaggagagaaaaaaacttCTTAAAAATGGTTTCTATCATATTTCAGCACTaaaatctggatttttttttttttttttttttttgacaggtGTTGGCTTTGCCACAAGGCAAGTGGGTAATGTCACCAAACCAACTGTGGTGATCAGCCAGGATGGAGACAAGGTGGTGGTGAAAACTCAGAGCACCTTCAGGAACACTGAGCTCTCTGCCAAGCTGGGAGAGGAGTTTGATGAGACCACGCCTGATGACCGGCATGTCAAAGTAAGATGAGTAAAACTTGAGGGTGTGATCACTGATGATTTCCTTGTGCtggttataaataaaaaaagttgtttttttctgctcgTAGTCGACCTTCTCCATGGATGGAGATAAATTTGTGCATGTGCAGAAGTGGGATGGCAAAGAGACCAAGTTTGTCAGAGAAATCAAGGATGGGAAGATGGTGATGGTAAGACCGCCTGTTCTGCTGGGATTAAATGTATCAGTTTTTAAGAGGCCTTTGAAAGCATCTTGTTCTGCAGGGAGGCTGGTTTAtttgctatacaaataaaccaGCCTCACCTTGTCTTTGCATATATGCAGCAACTCATAACATATGACCTCAACAGACTGAAATACTTGCTGAATAA encodes:
- the fabp7a gene encoding fatty acid binding protein 7, brain, a, whose translation is MVEAFCATWKLVDSQNFDDYMKALGVGFATRQVGNVTKPTVVISQDGDKVVVKTQSTFRNTELSAKLGEEFDETTPDDRHVKSTFSMDGDKFVHVQKWDGKETKFVREIKDGKMVMTLTFEGVQAVRTYEKA